In a single window of the Montipora capricornis isolate CH-2021 chromosome 11, ASM3666992v2, whole genome shotgun sequence genome:
- the LOC138024963 gene encoding retinol dehydrogenase 8-like translates to MASEVYVVLISGCSSGIGLDTALHLAKDPEKRFKVYATMRNLAKKKGKLEEHGKEYLGKTLVIEEMDVSSDESVKNVVEKIIEIEERIDVLFNNAGYGIFGVLETIPVEKAKQLFDVNFFGVLRAIQAVLPYMKKKRSGLILNNSSVFGLVGAPFYEVYSASKFALEGLIESLAPTLLYFDIRCALIEPGPVASSFRENLSTHIKSFDKVKADEESLELIKAFKAKAGKRVASFEQTGDEIAKMVEEIILCKNPKLRYPTNDKYNPDERAAKYSDLAGEGLPKMLKKNYFE, encoded by the exons ATGGCTTCTGAAGTTTATGTTGTGTTAATCTCGGGTTGTTCTAGCGGGATTGGCCTGGATACCGCTTTGCATCTCGCGAAAGATCCCGAGAAACGCTTCAAGGTTTATGCCACTATGAGAAATTTGGCTAAGAAGAAAGGAAAGCTCGAGGAACATGGAAAGGAATATCTTGGAAAAACTTTGGTCATCGAAGAAATGGATGTATCCAGTGACGAATCGGTCAAGAACGTTGTCGAAAAAATCATCGAAATCGAAGAGCGAATTGACGTACTGT TTAACAACGCTGGATATGGCATTTTCGGAGTTTTAGAGACTATACCAGTGGAGAAGGCCAAACAACTGTTTGACGTGAATTTTTTTGGAGTTCTTCGCGCCATTCAAGCCGTTCTTCcttacatgaaaaaaaagagaagcggTTTGATCCTCAACAACAGCAGCGTCTTTGGTCTTGTGGGAGCGCCTTTCTACGAGGTGTACAGTGCGTCAAAGTTTGCTTTAGAGGGTTTGATAGAATCATTGGCTCCAACTTTGCTCTACTTTGATATCAG GTGTGCATTAATCGAACCAGGCCCTGTTGCGTCGTCTTTTCGAGAAAACTTAAGCACCCACATAAAGAGTTTCGACAAGGTGAAAGCGGATGAGGAGAGCTTGGAATTGATCAAAGCCTTTAAAGCGAAAGCTGGAAAGAGGGTGGCCAGCTTTGAGCAAACCGGAGACGAAATCGCCAAAATGGTGGAGGAAATCATTTTGTGCAAGAATCCTAAACTGCGCTATCCAACAAACGACAAATATAATCCCGATGAAAGGGCAGCCAAATATTCTGATCTTGCTGGTGAAGGGCTACCGAAGATGCTCAAGAAGAATTACTTCGAATAG